From Acidimicrobiales bacterium, one genomic window encodes:
- a CDS encoding ABC transporter ATP-binding protein has translation MTDAITVDRVTKQFKIARDKPKSAKERVIRAGRIEYDEFHALRDVSFDVAQGETVAILGHNGSGKSTLLKCVAGTLRPTSGSITTRGRMAAMLELGAGFHPDLTGRENIYLNGSILGFSKAQIAEIFDDIVAFAELEGFIDLQVKHYSTGMYARLGFAVAINVEPDVLLIDEVLSVGDEAFQRKCIDRVRRLQREGRTLLLVTHVTDLVRQIADRAVVLDHGVQVADGPPGEAIRTFRDTLAARGVAIPELAAEDADHVPPVAIDPATGEVPVVVPEPELVPVPGATVAITGITFEYPEGQDALRPGQPMTMCVGYSATGLIRDVAFAVEIFDEAGNRLMGTTTDVLEQPLHAVDVEGSVNFVFDQVPLLDGRFLVTAKIHTHDGGTVYDEREFEDSFAVMNPTRALGTVHFPIKIEHIYNF, from the coding sequence GTGACCGACGCCATCACCGTCGACCGGGTGACCAAGCAGTTCAAGATCGCCCGGGACAAGCCCAAGTCGGCCAAGGAGCGGGTGATCCGGGCCGGGCGCATCGAGTACGACGAGTTCCACGCCCTGCGCGACGTCAGCTTCGACGTGGCCCAGGGGGAGACGGTGGCCATCCTAGGCCACAACGGCAGCGGCAAGTCCACCCTGCTCAAGTGCGTGGCCGGCACCCTGCGCCCCACCTCCGGCTCCATCACCACCCGGGGCCGCATGGCGGCCATGCTGGAGCTGGGCGCCGGGTTCCACCCCGACCTGACCGGCCGCGAGAACATCTACCTGAACGGCTCGATCCTGGGCTTCTCCAAGGCCCAGATCGCCGAGATCTTCGACGACATCGTGGCCTTCGCCGAGCTGGAGGGGTTCATCGACCTCCAGGTCAAGCACTACTCGACCGGCATGTACGCCCGGCTGGGCTTCGCAGTGGCCATCAACGTGGAGCCCGACGTCCTGCTCATCGACGAGGTCCTCTCGGTGGGCGACGAGGCCTTCCAGCGCAAGTGCATCGACCGGGTGCGGCGCCTCCAGCGCGAGGGCCGCACCCTGCTGCTGGTCACCCACGTCACCGACCTGGTGCGCCAGATCGCCGATCGGGCGGTGGTGCTCGACCACGGGGTCCAGGTGGCCGACGGCCCGCCCGGCGAGGCCATCCGCACCTTCCGCGACACCCTGGCCGCCCGGGGCGTGGCCATCCCCGAGCTGGCCGCCGAGGACGCCGACCACGTGCCCCCCGTCGCCATCGACCCGGCCACCGGCGAGGTCCCCGTGGTGGTCCCCGAGCCCGAGCTGGTGCCCGTGCCGGGGGCGACGGTGGCCATCACCGGCATCACCTTCGAGTACCCCGAGGGCCAGGACGCGCTCCGCCCCGGCCAGCCCATGACGATGTGCGTCGGCTACTCGGCCACCGGGCTGATCCGGGACGTGGCCTTCGCGGTGGAGATCTTCGACGAGGCCGGCAACCGGCTCATGGGCACCACCACCGACGTGCTGGAGCAGCCCCTCCACGCCGTGGACGTGGAGGGCAGCGTGAACTTCGTCTTCGACCAGGTGCCCCTGCTCGACGGGCGGTTCCTGGTGACGGCGAAGATCCACACCCACGACGGCGGCACCGTCTACGACGAGCGCGAGTTCGAGGACAGCTTCGCGGTGATGAACCCCACCCGGGCTCTGGGCACCGTCCACTTCCCCATCAAGATCGAGCACATCTACAACTTCTAG
- a CDS encoding WYL domain-containing protein — protein MSAGPAGRRRKPPPRSADLRAARLVDLLLRLHRGGTATAPELAEDMKVAVRTIYRDLSDLQVAGFPIWTGTGPGAGARLVDGWLSRMEGLTPDEATAVMLRATPVTAGQLGLATAAVSARSRGKGAPPDVKERAEALAERCLLDAPGWFQRPDDVPHLAALSCAVWDGYRVEVGYGRGDSEVTHLVDPLGLVLRSGRWYAVAAVDGVPRSYRVNRITRVAPGDVPVRRPDGFVLSEWWTDSPAQLDGAVSPPGLTLRLSTRALGRLHEVVEPVMAQHAIDGASPPDDEGWFTVTLASDGTEVAPERLLALGDGVEVVAPPALRATVATLAQALLARHT, from the coding sequence ATGAGCGCGGGGCCGGCCGGCCGGCGTCGCAAGCCTCCGCCGCGCTCGGCTGACCTCCGGGCCGCCCGCCTGGTCGACCTGCTGCTGCGGCTGCACCGGGGCGGGACGGCCACCGCCCCCGAGCTGGCCGAGGACATGAAGGTGGCGGTCCGCACCATCTACCGGGACCTGTCCGACCTGCAGGTGGCCGGGTTCCCCATCTGGACCGGGACCGGCCCCGGGGCGGGGGCCCGCCTGGTCGACGGGTGGCTGTCGCGCATGGAGGGCCTCACCCCGGACGAGGCCACCGCGGTGATGCTGCGGGCCACCCCGGTCACAGCCGGGCAGCTGGGGCTGGCCACCGCCGCGGTCAGCGCCCGCTCCCGGGGCAAGGGCGCGCCCCCCGACGTGAAGGAGCGGGCCGAGGCCCTGGCCGAGCGGTGCCTGCTCGACGCCCCGGGGTGGTTCCAGCGCCCCGACGACGTGCCCCACCTGGCCGCCCTGTCGTGCGCGGTGTGGGACGGGTACCGCGTCGAGGTCGGCTACGGGCGGGGCGACAGCGAGGTCACCCATCTCGTCGATCCCCTGGGCCTGGTCCTCCGCTCCGGCCGTTGGTACGCGGTGGCCGCCGTGGACGGCGTGCCCCGCAGCTACCGGGTCAACCGCATCACCCGGGTGGCGCCCGGTGACGTGCCGGTGCGCCGACCCGACGGGTTCGTCCTCTCGGAGTGGTGGACCGACTCGCCGGCCCAGCTCGACGGGGCGGTGTCACCGCCCGGCCTGACCCTGCGCCTCTCGACCCGGGCCCTGGGCCGCCTGCACGAGGTGGTCGAACCGGTCATGGCCCAGCACGCCATCGACGGGGCGTCGCCGCCCGACGACGAGGGCTGGTTCACGGTGACCCTGGCCTCCGACGGCACAGAGGTCGCCCCGGAGCGCCTCTTGGCCCTGGGCGATGGCGTCGAGGTCGTGGCCCCGCCGGCGCTGCGGGCCACGGTGGCCACCCTGGCCCAGGCCCTCCTCGCCCGCCACACCTGA
- a CDS encoding ABC transporter permease, with translation MVDTAPPPHADEPLAGGPRRTGDAAPAVEISRRPNPIQRLRNVWRYRELLGNLTRKELKVKYKNSVLGFVWTLLNPTMYLVVFSVVFQKVLKVQVPDYAIYFLSGLLVWNFFSAALNGGTTSITANAQLVQKVWFPREILPLAAIGAAVVHFLLQTVVLLGALLVFRRVPSWDHMIAVPVAFLVLLVLASALAVALAAVNVYLRDTQHLLELGLLAWFWLSAIVYPYRLVAETLGPSREWLASLNPIIPIVVTFQKVLYNPAEAPFGWYTNPRPDGTATAFDPTGAIPDQTPPALVHHPLEWYLTRLGLVGIVAVALLFGALWLFGRLEDNLAEEI, from the coding sequence TTGGTCGACACCGCCCCTCCCCCCCACGCCGACGAGCCCCTGGCCGGGGGGCCGCGCCGCACCGGCGACGCGGCGCCGGCGGTGGAGATCTCCCGCCGACCCAACCCGATCCAACGGTTGCGGAACGTCTGGCGCTACCGGGAGCTGCTGGGCAACCTCACCCGCAAGGAGCTGAAGGTCAAGTACAAGAACAGCGTCCTGGGCTTCGTGTGGACGCTGCTCAACCCGACCATGTACCTGGTCGTGTTCTCGGTGGTGTTCCAGAAGGTGCTGAAGGTCCAGGTCCCGGACTACGCCATCTACTTCCTGTCCGGGCTGCTGGTGTGGAACTTCTTCTCCGCCGCCCTGAACGGCGGCACCACCTCCATCACCGCCAACGCCCAGCTGGTCCAGAAGGTCTGGTTCCCCCGGGAGATCCTGCCCCTGGCCGCCATCGGCGCCGCCGTGGTCCACTTCCTGCTGCAGACCGTCGTGCTGCTCGGAGCGCTGTTGGTGTTCCGCCGGGTCCCGTCGTGGGACCACATGATCGCCGTGCCGGTGGCCTTCCTGGTGCTGCTGGTGCTGGCCTCGGCCCTGGCCGTGGCCCTGGCCGCCGTCAACGTCTACCTGCGCGACACCCAGCACCTGCTGGAGCTGGGCCTGTTGGCCTGGTTCTGGTTGTCGGCCATCGTCTACCCCTACCGGCTGGTGGCCGAGACCCTGGGCCCGTCCCGGGAGTGGCTGGCGTCGCTGAACCCCATCATCCCCATCGTGGTCACCTTCCAGAAGGTGCTCTACAACCCGGCCGAGGCCCCGTTCGGCTGGTACACCAACCCCCGGCCCGACGGCACCGCCACCGCCTTCGACCCCACCGGCGCCATCCCCGACCAGACGCCGCCGGCCCTGGTCCACCACCCCCTCGAGTGGTACCTGACCCGCCTGGGCCTGGTGGGCATCGTGGCCGTGGCCCTGCTGTTCGGGGCGCTGTGGCTCTTCGGGCGGCTCGAGGACAACCTGGCCGAGGAGATCTGA